From Candidatus Manganitrophus morganii, the proteins below share one genomic window:
- a CDS encoding metal ABC transporter substrate-binding protein codes for MLFGRQHKKLSFQAVLLLGSLLFATGLHAEDKIPIVVTLPVLKDFTEQIGGSRVAVKSLITGMESEHTYTPKPSDLLAVKEAKLLVKIGLGLEIWVNALIKNADRPDLRIVTTSDGVGLIRDHAERPEREHRDKTIDPQHAFKEQHTMGNPHIWLDPENVKIMIRHITDELIRLDPAHRGEYLKNQSRYIMELESLEAELKKKVNRLPNRNIVTHHPAWPYYARRFGFVIKGDILTQVGTEPSAKHLGQLIKLIKREKVKVIVSEPQLNPKVPQTLSQETGAKVVVLSPLTGALPGTESYVDLIRYNTETLIKALGGS; via the coding sequence ATGCTTTTCGGCCGACAGCATAAAAAGTTGTCCTTCCAAGCGGTTCTCCTCCTGGGAAGCCTTCTCTTTGCGACCGGACTCCATGCGGAAGATAAGATCCCGATCGTGGTGACCCTCCCGGTCCTTAAAGATTTCACGGAACAGATCGGCGGTTCCCGTGTCGCGGTCAAGTCGCTGATCACCGGCATGGAAAGCGAGCATACCTACACCCCCAAGCCGAGCGACCTCCTTGCCGTTAAAGAAGCGAAACTGCTGGTCAAGATCGGATTGGGTTTAGAGATCTGGGTCAACGCCCTGATCAAAAATGCCGACCGCCCCGATTTGAGGATCGTCACCACCTCCGACGGGGTGGGACTCATCCGCGATCACGCCGAACGGCCCGAACGAGAGCACCGGGACAAAACCATCGACCCGCAGCATGCCTTCAAAGAACAACATACGATGGGGAATCCTCATATCTGGCTCGATCCGGAAAATGTTAAAATAATGATCAGGCACATTACGGATGAGTTGATCCGCCTCGATCCGGCCCACCGCGGCGAATACCTGAAAAATCAGTCGCGCTACATCATGGAACTGGAATCGCTCGAAGCGGAGCTGAAGAAAAAGGTGAACCGCCTGCCGAACCGAAACATCGTCACCCATCATCCGGCGTGGCCCTACTATGCCCGGCGGTTCGGCTTTGTCATCAAAGGAGATATTCTGACCCAGGTCGGCACCGAGCCGTCGGCCAAACATCTCGGCCAATTGATCAAGTTGATAAAGCGGGAGAAGGTGAAAGTGATCGTCTCGGAGCCACAGCTCAACCCGAAGGTTCCCCAAACCCTCTCCCAGGAGACGGGGGCCAAGGTGGTCGTTCTCTCCCCATTGACGGGCGCCCTTCCGGGAACCGAGAGTTATGTCGACCTGATCCGTTATAACACCGAGACCTTGATCAAGGCATTGGGAGGATCTTAA
- a CDS encoding 4a-hydroxytetrahydrobiopterin dehydratase yields MASELAQKECIPCKGGIPPLKGKELSNLLEKLGNGWKVIDEHHLEKEYTFPNFRQALDFTIRVGELAEAQFHHPDIYLAWGKVKLIIWTHKINGLTESDFVWAAKADQEREKL; encoded by the coding sequence ATGGCGAGTGAATTGGCGCAGAAAGAATGTATCCCCTGTAAGGGAGGCATTCCTCCGCTGAAGGGGAAAGAGCTATCCAATCTCCTGGAAAAACTCGGAAACGGCTGGAAAGTGATCGACGAACATCATCTCGAAAAGGAGTACACCTTCCCCAATTTTCGGCAGGCGCTCGATTTTACGATTCGGGTCGGCGAGCTGGCCGAGGCGCAGTTCCATCACCCCGACATCTATCTGGCCTGGGGAAAGGTCAAATTGATCATCTGGACGCATAAAATCAACGGCCTGACCGAGAGCGACTTTGTCTGGGCGGCCAAGGCCGATCAAGAGCGGGAAAAACTGTAA
- a CDS encoding anhydro-N-acetylmuramic acid kinase, with translation MKVIGLISGTSSDGIDAALVDIRKNRGRVQLDLIAFEVYPYPKSLPRQLIDLASGFPQSIANVCHLNFYVGELFAEAAREIARKGRVRLGKIELIGSHGQTVHHLPVPKREGKRAIRSTLQIGEPSVIAERTGITTIADFRPRDMAAGGEGAPLTPYLHFLLLSNPKRSRAVVNIGGISNVTYLKAGAALDKTVAFDMGPGNMVIDGLVRTLTGKEFDEGGKMARRGKADAALLSELMRHPFIRRKPPKSTGREVFGASMVASILQSTRMRRLPPEDLVATATAFTASAISENIRRFILKRGSLHEVIVGGGGVRNPVLMERLSELLAPIPVQPFEAFGHESRAIEAMTFALFAYQTFHGQPTNIPSVTGARRPVLLGKIVPGASFNLK, from the coding sequence GTGAAGGTCATCGGCCTCATATCGGGAACTTCTTCGGACGGCATCGATGCCGCTCTGGTCGATATCCGAAAAAATCGAGGGCGGGTTCAATTGGACCTGATCGCCTTCGAGGTTTATCCCTATCCGAAATCTCTCCCGCGGCAATTAATCGATCTGGCCTCCGGTTTCCCTCAATCGATTGCGAACGTCTGCCATCTGAATTTTTACGTCGGCGAGCTCTTCGCCGAGGCGGCGCGGGAGATTGCCCGGAAGGGGCGGGTGCGTCTTGGCAAAATTGAATTGATCGGATCGCATGGACAGACGGTTCATCATCTTCCGGTGCCGAAGCGGGAAGGCAAGCGTGCGATCCGCTCCACCCTCCAGATCGGGGAGCCGTCTGTGATCGCCGAGCGGACGGGAATTACCACCATCGCCGACTTTCGCCCCCGCGATATGGCCGCAGGAGGCGAGGGGGCGCCGCTGACCCCCTATCTTCATTTCCTTCTCCTTTCCAATCCAAAACGGTCGCGCGCCGTCGTGAACATTGGGGGGATCAGCAATGTCACCTATCTGAAGGCGGGCGCGGCTCTTGATAAGACGGTGGCCTTCGATATGGGGCCGGGGAACATGGTGATCGACGGGTTGGTCCGGACCCTCACCGGGAAGGAGTTCGACGAAGGGGGGAAGATGGCGCGCCGGGGAAAAGCGGACGCGGCCCTTTTGTCGGAATTGATGCGCCATCCTTTTATCCGAAGAAAGCCGCCGAAGAGCACCGGCCGCGAGGTCTTCGGGGCGTCGATGGTGGCGTCGATTCTCCAATCGACCCGGATGCGCCGTCTCCCGCCGGAAGATCTGGTGGCGACGGCGACCGCATTTACCGCTTCGGCGATCTCCGAGAACATTCGCCGGTTCATCTTAAAACGGGGAAGCCTTCACGAGGTGATCGTCGGGGGGGGCGGGGTGCGGAATCCGGTCCTGATGGAGCGCCTTTCCGAGCTGCTCGCTCCCATCCCCGTTCAACCGTTCGAGGCGTTCGGCCACGAAAGCCGCGCCATCGAAGCGATGACCTTCGCCCTCTTTGCCTATCAAACATTCCACGGCCAACCGACGAACATCCCCTCCGTGACCGGGGCGCGACGGCCCGTCCTTTTGGGAAAAATTGTTCCGGGAGCTTCTTTCAATCTGAAATAA
- a CDS encoding ferritin-like domain-containing protein produces the protein MAMNPFKERGIPLEKQIRNWKQIALLPYRKQQVDAYTRTRIILMNGIENEGWFFKHSFARNTDNKEIQARLAETRRVEHQQQVTINWLNPPDQTILETSIAYEQVAIDLTAYLARTEPDPYVKEVFDFGLLEDFDHLFRFAQMLDLIEGKDPDEILQGKTDVFPGRPTQDHHNDPILRLRKHYEKNQANPISKANILTLLSAEQQTALFYKEHGFEYGSPDLRELYAEISEVEEEHVTQYESLMDPNETWHEKWVCHEFVECANYYACYTTEVDPKLKQIWEMFLGYELEHLRISGEMLKKYDKRDPEEIVGTTLPTPGTFEENKAYVADVLFNTVNKRLMPDGAFARIDALPSNWPSYAYQRIVNASGAPSEEVVRLRMESAGQELVRASEALAKRTAEIRLRSLDAEKAPNTAPERAEEVKPQYGARAA, from the coding sequence ATGGCGATGAACCCATTCAAAGAGAGAGGGATCCCTCTGGAAAAACAGATCCGAAACTGGAAGCAGATCGCCCTGCTCCCCTATCGAAAACAGCAGGTCGATGCCTATACCCGCACCCGGATTATCCTCATGAACGGAATCGAGAACGAAGGGTGGTTCTTCAAACATTCCTTCGCCCGAAACACCGACAATAAGGAGATTCAGGCGCGCCTCGCCGAAACGCGGCGGGTGGAGCACCAGCAGCAGGTCACGATCAACTGGCTCAACCCGCCGGACCAGACAATTTTGGAGACGAGCATCGCCTACGAGCAGGTGGCGATCGATCTCACCGCCTACTTGGCCCGCACCGAGCCCGATCCTTACGTAAAGGAAGTGTTCGATTTCGGACTTCTTGAAGATTTCGATCATCTATTTCGTTTCGCCCAGATGCTCGACCTGATCGAGGGGAAAGATCCGGACGAAATCCTTCAAGGAAAAACGGATGTTTTTCCCGGCAGGCCCACACAGGATCATCACAACGATCCGATCCTTCGCCTGCGAAAACACTACGAGAAGAACCAGGCGAATCCGATCTCGAAAGCGAACATCCTCACCCTCCTCTCGGCGGAGCAGCAGACCGCCCTCTTCTATAAAGAACATGGGTTTGAGTATGGGAGTCCCGATTTAAGGGAGCTGTACGCCGAAATTTCGGAGGTCGAAGAGGAGCATGTCACGCAGTATGAATCGCTGATGGATCCCAACGAAACCTGGCATGAGAAATGGGTCTGCCATGAATTTGTGGAGTGCGCCAATTATTATGCCTGCTACACGACGGAAGTCGATCCGAAGCTGAAGCAGATCTGGGAGATGTTCCTCGGCTACGAATTGGAACATTTGAGGATCTCCGGCGAGATGCTCAAGAAGTACGACAAACGCGATCCGGAAGAGATCGTCGGAACAACCCTTCCGACCCCCGGCACGTTTGAGGAAAACAAAGCGTATGTCGCCGATGTCCTCTTCAACACGGTCAACAAACGATTGATGCCCGACGGCGCGTTCGCGCGAATCGACGCGCTTCCGAGCAACTGGCCGAGCTACGCCTATCAACGGATCGTCAACGCGTCCGGAGCCCCTTCTGAGGAGGTCGTTCGACTGAGAATGGAGTCGGCCGGACAGGAGCTCGTCCGGGCAAGCGAAGCATTAGCGAAGCGGACCGCCGAGATCCGCCTGAGATCACTCGACGCCGAGAAAGCCCCCAACACGGCGCCGGAGCGGGCCGAGGAGGTGAAGCCGCAATACGGGGCGCGGGCGGCGTAA
- a CDS encoding iron-containing redox enzyme family protein, producing MSTTMDAQTFIHSLEEEILHHEAVHHPFLKRFASEKLTVEQIQTFGLQHYQLVKVFVNYMTNLLPKIPDKDAADLFRTVFDDEFGQHTIFRSHPALYRNFLKALGLPDEAWGRVRILPETSRFIEGHKEMTRGKDFLFALGAIGPGHEFSIPTMFAYLIEGLKKNTSLTDEDVEYFSLHIVEDVEHAVVFNKLISRHVETEEGQKRLRNGALQSLAYRKTFWDGLHRAVFGA from the coding sequence ATGTCGACGACGATGGACGCCCAAACGTTTATCCACTCCCTTGAGGAAGAGATCCTGCATCATGAAGCGGTGCATCATCCCTTCCTCAAGCGCTTCGCCTCCGAGAAGCTGACGGTCGAGCAGATCCAGACCTTCGGCCTGCAGCATTATCAGCTGGTCAAGGTCTTCGTCAACTACATGACCAACCTGCTGCCGAAGATTCCGGACAAAGACGCCGCCGATCTTTTCCGGACCGTCTTCGACGACGAGTTCGGCCAGCACACCATCTTCCGAAGCCACCCCGCCCTTTATCGAAATTTCCTGAAGGCGCTCGGTCTCCCCGACGAAGCCTGGGGCAGGGTGAGGATCCTCCCGGAGACATCCCGCTTCATCGAGGGCCACAAGGAGATGACCCGAGGAAAGGATTTCCTCTTCGCCCTCGGCGCCATCGGCCCCGGACACGAGTTTTCCATCCCGACGATGTTCGCCTATTTAATTGAAGGGCTCAAGAAGAACACGAGCCTGACCGATGAAGATGTCGAGTACTTCTCGCTTCATATCGTCGAAGATGTCGAGCACGCCGTCGTCTTCAACAAGCTGATCTCCCGCCACGTCGAAACCGAAGAGGGCCAAAAGCGCCTCCGCAACGGCGCCCTGCAATCGCTCGCCTACCGGAAAACCTTCTGGGACGGGCTCCACCGGGCGGTCTTCGGCGCTTGA
- a CDS encoding PCP reductase family protein, producing MKFVCMKCESFMTFENVQVPGEQSLGVTFACPTCNAKVAMVTNPGETAMVQALGVKLGGRTAPAEPMELTRQTLKETPDNFSKPAPSPAVQKEMMAAEMAKASSSGGGTCPFSSMVAQMQGGAKQEAATGELTWTAEAKERIEKVPSFMRPMIQMGIESYARRSGLSTITPEVMDASKNDQGEMVWSKEAESRLDNIPSFIRPMAKKEIERMAKERGQTQITADLMEEAKSKFIGMGY from the coding sequence ATGAAGTTCGTATGTATGAAGTGTGAAAGTTTCATGACCTTTGAGAATGTCCAAGTCCCGGGAGAACAATCGCTCGGCGTAACCTTCGCCTGCCCGACCTGTAATGCCAAGGTCGCGATGGTGACCAACCCCGGCGAGACGGCGATGGTCCAGGCGCTCGGCGTGAAGCTGGGCGGACGAACCGCCCCGGCCGAGCCGATGGAGTTGACACGGCAGACATTGAAAGAAACCCCCGACAACTTCAGCAAGCCGGCCCCTTCTCCCGCGGTCCAGAAAGAAATGATGGCGGCCGAGATGGCCAAGGCCTCTTCCTCCGGCGGCGGGACCTGTCCCTTCTCCAGCATGGTCGCCCAGATGCAGGGGGGAGCCAAGCAGGAAGCGGCGACCGGGGAATTGACCTGGACCGCAGAAGCGAAGGAGCGGATCGAGAAGGTCCCCTCGTTCATGCGGCCGATGATTCAGATGGGAATCGAAAGCTACGCCCGGCGCAGCGGGCTCTCGACGATCACCCCGGAAGTCATGGACGCCTCCAAAAATGATCAAGGCGAGATGGTCTGGTCGAAGGAGGCGGAAAGCCGCCTCGACAACATCCCCTCTTTCATCCGCCCGATGGCCAAAAAAGAGATCGAGCGGATGGCCAAAGAGCGGGGACAGACGCAGATCACCGCCGATCTGATGGAAGAAGCCAAATCGAAGTTCATCGGGATGGGTTATTAA
- a CDS encoding Mrp/NBP35 family ATP-binding protein has product MSPEAQKDLKTILKKIHFTDDAQVMKQLVDQSLQVKIRMGQIRRKIVIMSGKGGVGKSMTTANISLAFARQGNKVGVLDVDLNGPCIPKMLGVRDRFEFTSEGAIPPVGPYEMKVASMDFFLRQEDSPVRWKGPMELSPVWLGLMEMNVIREFLGDVNWGEIDYLFTDLPPGAAADKPPVIAGFIPELDGAVVVTTPSEVAKTVVKKSIVYARDLGIPIIGLVENMSGALCPECKTAVPFFEGGCEDLCEELDVPLLGKIPFDRELSHACDTGEPLAAAHPISKRFDEIANRIQQLLDYKKIVAEKL; this is encoded by the coding sequence ATGTCCCCAGAAGCTCAAAAAGATTTAAAAACAATCCTTAAAAAAATTCACTTTACAGACGACGCCCAGGTCATGAAGCAGCTGGTCGACCAATCCCTTCAGGTCAAAATTCGGATGGGTCAGATCCGGCGGAAAATCGTGATCATGAGCGGAAAAGGGGGGGTCGGTAAGAGCATGACCACCGCCAATATCTCCCTCGCCTTTGCGCGACAGGGGAACAAGGTCGGGGTCCTTGATGTCGATTTAAACGGTCCCTGCATTCCGAAGATGCTCGGTGTCAGAGATCGCTTCGAGTTCACCTCCGAAGGTGCGATCCCGCCGGTCGGGCCGTATGAAATGAAGGTCGCTTCGATGGATTTTTTTCTTCGCCAGGAAGACTCTCCGGTTCGCTGGAAAGGGCCGATGGAGCTCTCGCCCGTCTGGCTCGGATTGATGGAGATGAACGTGATCCGCGAATTTTTGGGGGATGTGAACTGGGGCGAGATCGATTATCTCTTCACCGATCTTCCCCCCGGCGCCGCCGCCGATAAGCCGCCGGTGATCGCCGGATTCATCCCGGAGCTCGACGGCGCGGTCGTCGTCACCACCCCTTCCGAAGTCGCCAAAACCGTCGTGAAGAAATCGATCGTTTATGCCCGCGATCTCGGCATTCCGATTATCGGCTTGGTCGAAAACATGAGCGGCGCCCTCTGCCCGGAATGCAAAACCGCCGTTCCTTTCTTCGAGGGAGGGTGCGAAGACCTCTGCGAAGAGCTCGATGTTCCCCTGTTGGGAAAGATCCCCTTCGACCGCGAATTGTCGCACGCGTGTGACACGGGCGAGCCGCTCGCAGCGGCGCATCCGATTTCGAAGCGGTTCGATGAGATCGCCAACCGGATCCAACAGCTCTTGGATTATAAAAAGATCGTCGCCGAAAAATTGTAG